The Chryseobacterium aureum genome contains a region encoding:
- a CDS encoding response regulator: protein MNERILIADDHYVVRAGTSLVLETAYPELKIDFAENYDQVKKKISFSRYDLLILDIDMPGTQYKKMIPELKDIQNDLKILIFSGYDKDVAIQYIREGAEGYLNKQSSEEEIKNAVKTVIEKGYFYPADLIGLIIQNKRDNPVEKLSSREYEIFKLLADGNGNLEIANRLSIQMSTVSTYKKRIFQKLNVGNIAELIKVYEMMH from the coding sequence ATGAATGAAAGAATTTTAATTGCTGATGATCATTATGTGGTAAGAGCCGGAACCTCTTTGGTGCTGGAAACGGCTTACCCGGAGTTGAAAATAGATTTTGCAGAAAACTATGATCAGGTGAAGAAAAAGATTAGCTTTTCACGTTATGATCTTCTTATTTTAGATATTGATATGCCCGGAACACAGTATAAAAAAATGATTCCGGAACTGAAAGATATTCAAAACGACCTGAAAATCCTTATATTTTCAGGATATGACAAGGATGTTGCTATTCAGTACATCAGAGAAGGAGCCGAAGGATACCTGAATAAGCAAAGCAGTGAGGAAGAAATTAAAAATGCTGTGAAAACGGTAATTGAAAAGGGTTATTTCTATCCCGCAGACCTTATTGGTCTTATTATTCAAAACAAAAGAGACAATCCTGTAGAAAAACTTTCTTCCCGTGAATATGAGATATTTAAGCTTCTCGCTGACGGAAACGGGAATCTGGAAATAGCCAACAGGCTTAGCATTCAGATGTCTACCGTGAGCACTTACAAAAAAAGAATTTTCCAGAAACTGAATGTAGGAAATATTGCAGAACTGATTAAGGTATATGAAATGATGCATTAA
- a CDS encoding sensor histidine kinase encodes MRVWAFIFACISLPVSGQRHPFPWHSTDHGVSPFEPPFYHTMTFRVSVTIIILIIIIAIFQLTTNFLRIKNKTLKQIVHNKNSELKETYLHLELVKSNLQKETEYQKKLVETISHDITTPIRFIAMLSQKIHDSDDVELQKKYFDSIYKSSEQLYQFTLNLKEYTELYKAENIFEEKEYAINRILEIKNRLFCEIAKEKGTVITNLTDRKVYSKVNESILTAIIHNILDNAVKNTFEENITLNITEDPQKTTIIIADTGTGMSAEQIANYMDLFKNPTLETPSFKGKGLGLHMVIHLVKKINAEICFRQNEPQGTVVEIILNKN; translated from the coding sequence ATGAGAGTTTGGGCATTTATTTTTGCTTGTATATCTTTACCTGTTTCCGGGCAGCGCCATCCTTTCCCGTGGCACAGTACAGACCATGGAGTTTCTCCGTTCGAGCCTCCCTTTTATCATACAATGACGTTCAGAGTGTCTGTAACCATCATTATTCTGATTATTATTATTGCCATCTTTCAGCTAACGACTAATTTCTTAAGAATAAAGAATAAGACATTAAAACAAATTGTTCACAATAAGAATTCGGAACTCAAAGAAACCTATCTTCATCTGGAACTGGTAAAAAGTAATCTGCAAAAAGAGACTGAATATCAGAAAAAGCTGGTGGAAACCATCAGCCATGATATTACCACTCCCATCAGATTCATTGCAATGCTATCTCAAAAAATTCACGATTCTGATGATGTGGAGCTTCAGAAGAAATACTTTGACAGTATTTATAAATCTTCGGAGCAGCTGTACCAGTTCACCTTAAATCTTAAGGAATATACAGAGCTTTACAAAGCCGAAAATATTTTTGAAGAGAAAGAATATGCCATCAACAGGATTCTGGAAATCAAAAACAGATTATTCTGTGAAATTGCAAAAGAAAAAGGAACTGTTATCACCAATCTCACTGATCGTAAAGTGTATTCTAAGGTTAATGAAAGTATCCTAACAGCCATTATCCACAATATTCTTGATAATGCCGTGAAAAATACTTTTGAGGAGAATATAACCTTAAATATTACAGAAGACCCACAAAAAACCACCATTATTATTGCCGATACAGGAACCGGAATGTCTGCGGAGCAGATCGCTAATTATATGGACCTTTTTAAAAATCCTACTCTTGAAACCCCTAGCTTCAAGGGAAAAGGGCTTGGTCTGCATATGGTAATCCACCTGGTGAAAAAGATCAATGCCGAAATATGTTTCAGACAAAATGAGCCTCAAGGTACTGTGGTGGAAATAATACTCAATAAAAACTAA
- a CDS encoding DUF1349 domain-containing protein, with protein sequence MKKLFLGFCALFLIQKFSAQTLEKMTWFNEPEKWEIKNNSLSMFVTPQSDYWRVSHYGFTVDDAPFYYTTYGGEFEAKVKITGNYKARFDQMGLMLRIDQEHYIKAGVEFVDGKYNLSTVVTHNKSDWSVITLDKTPPAVWIKAVRRLDAVEIFYSFDDQNYTMMRNAPLQDNTPVMVGLMAACPDGKGFNAVFENFRVQHLPDERRLKWLENNK encoded by the coding sequence ATGAAGAAATTGTTTTTAGGCTTTTGCGCCTTATTCCTGATTCAGAAGTTTTCTGCCCAGACCTTAGAGAAAATGACATGGTTTAATGAACCCGAAAAATGGGAAATCAAAAATAACAGCCTGTCTATGTTTGTAACACCTCAGAGTGATTACTGGAGAGTTTCACATTATGGATTTACTGTGGATGACGCTCCTTTTTATTACACCACCTATGGAGGAGAATTTGAAGCCAAAGTGAAAATCACGGGAAATTACAAGGCAAGATTCGACCAGATGGGGCTAATGCTGAGAATAGACCAAGAGCACTACATCAAAGCCGGAGTGGAATTTGTAGATGGAAAATACAATCTCAGCACTGTAGTCACCCACAATAAAAGCGACTGGAGCGTTATTACTTTAGACAAAACACCTCCGGCTGTATGGATAAAAGCAGTAAGAAGACTGGATGCCGTGGAAATATTTTATTCTTTCGATGATCAGAATTATACCATGATGCGAAATGCTCCTCTGCAGGACAACACTCCCGTAATGGTTGGACTGATGGCTGCCTGCCCGGATGGAAAGGGATTCAATGCGGTTTTTGAAAACTTCAGAGTACAACACCTGCCGGACGAACGCAGACTGAAATGGCTTGAAAACAATAAATAG
- a CDS encoding helix-turn-helix transcriptional regulator: MEIREQLSGKLLGRTSQKCLLDIEVYKQRSLMYSQMEGTIAVLSDMQANKSYIYKSEAADELGLCEGENPTEIDSIWEEEIMKKIHPDDRLKKYIHELRFFNLLEAMRMEERKAYSVVSKIRMKDKNEEYRWVKHRMFYIYSPCNGKLRFALCLYNIALSSSAAPDFTIINTIKGEMVVKDKLDYKNILSPRELEVLKFVGEGYASKEIAALLSISINTVSRHRQNILEKLKVKNSTQAFKDSFY, encoded by the coding sequence ATGGAAATCCGTGAACAGCTCAGCGGTAAATTACTGGGTAGAACCTCCCAAAAGTGTCTGCTGGACATAGAAGTCTATAAGCAGAGGTCCCTTATGTATTCTCAAATGGAAGGGACGATAGCTGTATTAAGTGATATGCAGGCCAATAAAAGCTATATTTATAAGTCAGAAGCAGCGGATGAGCTTGGTCTCTGTGAAGGCGAAAATCCTACAGAAATAGATTCTATCTGGGAGGAGGAAATAATGAAAAAGATACATCCCGATGACCGTTTAAAGAAATATATCCACGAACTTCGGTTTTTTAACTTGCTGGAAGCTATGCGAATGGAAGAGCGAAAGGCATACAGTGTTGTTTCAAAAATAAGAATGAAAGATAAAAATGAGGAATACCGCTGGGTGAAGCACCGCATGTTTTATATTTATTCTCCCTGCAATGGAAAGTTGAGATTTGCCCTTTGTCTTTATAATATTGCACTTTCTTCATCTGCTGCACCAGATTTTACGATCATCAATACCATAAAAGGAGAGATGGTTGTAAAAGATAAGCTTGATTACAAAAATATACTGAGCCCCAGGGAGCTGGAAGTCTTGAAGTTTGTAGGAGAGGGCTATGCAAGTAAAGAGATCGCAGCTTTACTCTCTATCAGCATTAATACGGTGAGCAGACACCGTCAGAATATCCTGGAAAAGCTTAAGGTAAAAAACTCTACCCAGGCTTTTAAAGACAGTTTTTATTAA
- a CDS encoding helix-turn-helix domain-containing protein, whose protein sequence is MKRSEEITRQYFTFLDRHIQDVISGAVPEFLELNEIAGELAVSHKHLTDTVKKETGQHPCFFYDEKIIDQIKQMLLKTDQSVAEIARIFTYDPSNFSKFFKKMTGSTPGNFRNSQKA, encoded by the coding sequence ATGAAAAGAAGCGAAGAAATTACCCGCCAGTATTTTACTTTTTTAGACAGGCATATTCAGGATGTTATTTCCGGTGCTGTCCCGGAATTTCTGGAACTGAATGAAATTGCCGGAGAGCTTGCCGTTTCTCACAAGCACCTTACAGATACCGTTAAAAAAGAAACAGGACAGCATCCATGTTTCTTTTATGATGAAAAAATTATTGACCAGATCAAGCAAATGCTCCTAAAAACGGATCAGTCGGTGGCGGAAATCGCCCGTATTTTTACATATGATCCCTCTAATTTTTCAAAATTTTTCAAAAAAATGACCGGCTCTACTCCGGGAAATTTCAGAAATTCTCAAAAAGCTTAA
- a CDS encoding aminotransferase class I/II-fold pyridoxal phosphate-dependent enzyme translates to MSINFTTATIKDFENIPDNNMAQRAEIFYEYLDFVKSNGHMNYRLKNTSGTNAILNVNIADQNREFVSFVSSDYLGFTQHPKVKQAAIEGIEKYGTGTGATPLIGGYFDYHNALEKKISSFFKRTEDEAVVFTTGYTANSASLQCLMQKEDLAILDMAVHASVHEGCAFTNKKTFPHNNLESLEHILKVSENLYRTKLVIVDGVYSQDGDTSRINEIYNLVKKYNAFLMVDDVHGVGILGETGRGTLEQAGLLDKVDIITGTFSKTFGNLGGYVIADKKLAAFMRFHSRQQIFSATAPPSSAGIVKAIDLIDEEPIWREKLWSNINYFKKGLDDLGLDTGVTCSAIIPVKIGDPYVTGEAGKLLIEKGIYTNPILYPAVPRKDARIRMSVTARHEKEHLDKTLNAFDDINKKLHIAKK, encoded by the coding sequence ATGAGCATCAATTTCACAACAGCAACTATTAAAGACTTTGAGAATATACCAGACAACAATATGGCTCAAAGAGCAGAAATTTTTTATGAATATTTAGACTTTGTCAAGTCTAACGGGCACATGAACTACAGACTGAAGAATACTTCAGGAACCAATGCAATACTGAATGTAAATATTGCAGACCAAAACAGAGAATTTGTTAGTTTTGTATCAAGTGATTATCTAGGGTTTACACAACACCCGAAAGTAAAGCAGGCAGCGATCGAAGGAATAGAGAAGTATGGCACCGGAACGGGAGCTACTCCTCTTATCGGGGGCTACTTTGATTACCATAATGCCCTCGAAAAAAAGATTTCCAGTTTTTTTAAAAGAACAGAAGATGAAGCCGTAGTATTTACTACCGGTTATACTGCTAATAGCGCTAGTTTACAGTGTTTAATGCAGAAAGAAGATCTTGCTATTTTAGATATGGCAGTGCATGCCAGCGTACATGAAGGATGTGCTTTTACCAATAAAAAAACATTTCCACACAATAATTTGGAATCTTTGGAACACATTTTGAAGGTATCTGAAAATCTGTACCGTACGAAACTCGTTATTGTGGACGGAGTGTATTCCCAGGATGGTGATACCTCCCGTATTAATGAGATCTATAATCTTGTGAAAAAGTATAATGCCTTTCTCATGGTAGACGACGTGCATGGCGTTGGTATTCTTGGAGAAACGGGCAGAGGGACTTTGGAACAGGCCGGATTATTAGATAAAGTAGACATTATCACAGGAACATTCAGTAAAACGTTTGGAAATCTTGGAGGATATGTTATTGCTGATAAAAAATTGGCAGCCTTTATGAGATTCCATTCCCGTCAGCAGATTTTCTCAGCAACAGCTCCACCATCATCCGCAGGAATTGTTAAAGCCATTGATTTAATAGACGAAGAACCTATCTGGAGAGAAAAACTCTGGAGCAACATCAATTATTTCAAAAAAGGGCTTGATGATTTAGGATTAGATACAGGAGTAACCTGTTCCGCAATTATTCCTGTAAAGATAGGAGATCCCTATGTAACAGGTGAAGCCGGAAAACTACTAATAGAAAAAGGAATATATACCAATCCGATTCTTTATCCTGCTGTACCAAGAAAAGATGCGCGTATCAGGATGAGTGTAACGGCAAGACACGAAAAAGAACATCTCGACAAAACGCTTAATGCGTTTGATGATATTAATAAAAAATTGCATATTGCGAAAAAATAA
- a CDS encoding TetR/AcrR family transcriptional regulator: MPRKVVQGPIRDKEKTKQKLLAAVGKILRVKGYSGLKVSKIAAVAGFDKKLIYEYFGSTDKLIDEYIKSQDYWSQVNQDVDMDFSDGGHELTKMVVLNQFENLKKNKELQKIILWELSESKPILKKLVEQREEVGEVLFGNISDPYFGEGVATRHRAIMALIVSGAYYLNLYTGYNANKFCGIDLKTEEGRKEIEGAIVELIDFAYSKKK, from the coding sequence ATGCCTAGAAAAGTAGTGCAGGGCCCCATTAGGGACAAAGAAAAAACAAAGCAAAAACTGCTTGCTGCAGTTGGTAAAATTTTAAGAGTAAAAGGATACTCCGGACTAAAAGTAAGTAAGATTGCCGCAGTTGCCGGATTTGATAAAAAATTGATCTATGAGTACTTTGGAAGTACTGATAAGCTGATTGATGAGTATATCAAATCTCAGGATTACTGGAGCCAGGTCAACCAGGATGTTGATATGGATTTCTCTGACGGTGGACACGAACTTACCAAAATGGTGGTATTGAACCAGTTCGAAAACCTGAAGAAAAATAAAGAACTTCAGAAAATTATCCTTTGGGAGCTTTCGGAAAGCAAGCCTATTCTTAAGAAATTAGTGGAGCAGCGTGAGGAAGTAGGAGAAGTTTTATTCGGAAATATCTCAGATCCTTACTTCGGTGAAGGAGTAGCTACAAGACACAGAGCAATTATGGCTTTGATTGTTTCCGGAGCTTACTATCTTAACCTTTATACAGGATATAACGCAAACAAGTTCTGCGGTATTGACCTGAAAACCGAAGAAGGGAGAAAAGAGATTGAAGGCGCTATAGTTGAGTTAATTGACTTTGCATACAGCAAGAAAAAGTAG
- the dnaX gene encoding DNA polymerase III subunit gamma/tau, whose amino-acid sequence MENFIVSARKYRPQEFDTVVGQSHITDTLEHAIEESQLAQALLFCGPRGVGKTTCARILARKINEKDGSVSEDGFAYNIYELDAASNNSVDDIRELIDQVRFAPQVGKYKVYIIDEVHMLSSAAFNAFLKTLEEPPAHAIFILATTEKHKIIPTILSRCQIYDFKRIVIEDIQNHLKNIAQKENIQYEDDALYLIAQKADGALRDALSIFDRLSTFSQKNITLAKAAEVLNILDYDQYLNIVDLAKENKIPEVLFAFNEIVKKGFDPHIFIAGLGNHFRDLMMAQNASTMELIEVGEKTKAKFVEQAQKWAAQQLIDGIEICNHADINYKNSKNPRLTVEIALMQLASLTANLGDTKKKSS is encoded by the coding sequence ATGGAAAATTTTATAGTATCTGCAAGAAAATATCGTCCTCAAGAGTTTGATACAGTTGTAGGGCAATCCCATATTACGGATACTTTAGAACATGCAATTGAAGAAAGTCAGTTAGCTCAGGCATTACTTTTTTGTGGTCCTCGTGGGGTGGGCAAAACCACTTGCGCAAGGATCCTGGCAAGAAAAATCAATGAGAAAGATGGCTCGGTTTCAGAAGACGGCTTTGCTTATAATATCTATGAGCTGGATGCTGCATCCAATAACTCTGTAGATGATATCAGAGAACTGATAGATCAGGTAAGATTTGCCCCTCAGGTTGGTAAATACAAAGTATATATCATAGATGAGGTGCATATGCTGTCTTCTGCCGCTTTCAATGCATTCCTTAAAACACTGGAAGAGCCGCCTGCCCATGCGATTTTTATTCTGGCAACCACGGAGAAACATAAAATTATTCCCACAATTTTATCCCGCTGTCAGATCTATGACTTCAAGAGAATTGTTATTGAAGACATCCAGAATCATCTGAAAAATATTGCCCAGAAAGAAAACATCCAGTACGAAGATGATGCATTGTATCTGATTGCTCAAAAAGCAGATGGTGCACTAAGAGATGCACTTTCCATCTTCGACAGGCTTTCTACCTTCTCCCAGAAAAATATCACGCTGGCAAAAGCTGCCGAAGTACTCAATATTCTGGATTATGATCAGTATTTGAACATCGTGGATCTCGCCAAGGAAAACAAAATTCCGGAAGTGCTTTTCGCGTTCAATGAGATTGTAAAGAAAGGTTTTGATCCTCATATTTTCATTGCCGGACTTGGAAATCATTTCAGAGATCTGATGATGGCGCAGAATGCTTCCACCATGGAACTTATTGAAGTAGGAGAGAAGACCAAAGCTAAGTTTGTAGAACAGGCACAGAAATGGGCCGCCCAGCAGTTGATTGACGGTATTGAAATCTGCAACCATGCGGATATTAATTATAAGAATTCGAAAAATCCAAGACTTACGGTTGAAATTGCATTAATGCAGCTGGCTTCACTGACAGCTAATTTAGGCGATACTAAAAAAAAAAGTTCCTGA
- a CDS encoding chorismate mutase, which yields MNLNDLKNEWINELTQPLMIAGPCSAESEAQMLETAKRIKESNANVSVFRAGIWKPRTKPNGFEGVGVIGLNWLKKVKEEYGFKTATEVANAHHVFAALEADVDVLWIGARSTVNPFTVQEIAMALRGTDKPVFVKNPVNPDLALWIGALERLLGQDIKNLGAIHRGFSTYQKTKYRNNPNWQIALDFKSQFPNIPMLIDPSHICGNRTGLADITQEALNVGYQGAIIESHCNPDEAWSDASQQITPEVLADLIGNLKVRSSNLAGFEGEMGRHRTLISDLDFQLIELLSQRMKISEKIGKLKKENDIAIFQPERWKVITEYATQKAKETGMSQEFIEKVFKAIHEESIEVQNNIMIEK from the coding sequence ATGAATTTAAATGATTTAAAAAATGAGTGGATCAATGAGCTTACACAGCCGTTAATGATCGCAGGACCATGTAGTGCAGAAAGTGAAGCTCAGATGCTTGAAACGGCTAAAAGGATTAAAGAATCCAATGCCAATGTATCCGTTTTCCGTGCCGGAATCTGGAAACCCCGTACCAAACCAAACGGTTTCGAAGGAGTAGGAGTGATTGGTTTGAACTGGTTGAAAAAAGTAAAAGAAGAATACGGTTTCAAAACAGCTACGGAAGTTGCCAATGCACACCACGTGTTTGCCGCTTTAGAAGCAGATGTAGACGTTCTTTGGATTGGCGCACGTTCTACAGTAAATCCGTTTACAGTACAGGAAATTGCCATGGCTTTAAGAGGAACAGACAAGCCGGTATTCGTGAAAAACCCTGTTAATCCGGATCTTGCCTTATGGATCGGAGCTTTGGAAAGACTTTTAGGTCAGGATATTAAAAACCTGGGAGCCATTCACAGAGGGTTTTCAACCTACCAGAAAACAAAATACAGAAATAACCCGAACTGGCAGATTGCCCTTGATTTCAAAAGCCAGTTTCCCAACATTCCAATGCTGATAGACCCTTCTCACATCTGCGGAAACAGAACAGGTCTTGCTGATATCACACAGGAAGCGCTTAACGTTGGATATCAGGGGGCTATCATTGAATCACACTGCAATCCCGATGAGGCTTGGAGTGACGCATCTCAGCAGATTACCCCGGAAGTTCTGGCAGATCTTATCGGTAATCTGAAAGTGAGAAGTTCTAACCTTGCTGGTTTTGAAGGAGAAATGGGAAGACACAGAACGCTGATTTCTGACCTTGACTTCCAGTTAATTGAACTGCTTTCTCAGAGAATGAAAATATCTGAAAAGATTGGTAAGCTTAAAAAAGAGAACGATATTGCGATCTTCCAGCCGGAGCGTTGGAAAGTCATCACAGAATACGCTACCCAAAAAGCCAAAGAAACAGGAATGTCTCAGGAATTCATTGAAAAAGTATTCAAAGCCATTCACGAAGAATCTATTGAAGTACAGAATAATATAATGATAGAGAAATAA
- the rsgA gene encoding ribosome small subunit-dependent GTPase A, with the protein MKGKIIKSTGSWYQVLELETHKIFEARIRGKFKLIKTRLTNPLAVGDFVEFQLEQDDIAWITKIEPRTNYLIRKSVNLSKEAHIIASNIDLACFIFTLKHPETSLGFLDRFLACCEAYNITPVILFNKMDVLQEEEIEIVKDIEFLYQEIGYDTLEISSYSKLNLDQLQEILKDKTSVFFGHSGCGKSTLVNALQPGLNLKTSEISDTHLKGKHTTTFAQMHFWHFGGNVIDTPGVREFAMIDIEKEEVQHYFPEIFKKREACKFHNCLHINEPKCAVIDALETGEIQHSRYATYVKLMDEAEETSQK; encoded by the coding sequence ATGAAAGGAAAAATCATTAAATCTACAGGCAGTTGGTACCAGGTTTTGGAATTGGAAACACATAAAATTTTCGAGGCCAGAATCAGGGGGAAATTCAAATTAATAAAAACCAGACTTACCAATCCGCTTGCTGTAGGAGATTTTGTTGAGTTTCAGCTGGAACAGGATGATATTGCCTGGATCACGAAAATTGAGCCACGCACCAACTACCTGATCAGAAAATCGGTAAACCTTTCAAAAGAAGCTCACATTATTGCTTCCAATATTGATTTGGCATGTTTTATTTTCACGCTGAAGCATCCCGAAACATCGTTAGGATTTCTTGACAGATTTTTAGCATGCTGTGAAGCTTATAATATCACGCCCGTTATCCTTTTTAATAAAATGGATGTTTTGCAGGAAGAAGAAATTGAAATTGTAAAAGATATAGAATTCCTTTACCAGGAAATTGGCTATGATACCTTGGAGATTTCATCTTATTCAAAGCTGAACCTTGACCAGCTCCAGGAGATTCTTAAAGATAAAACTTCAGTATTCTTCGGCCATTCCGGTTGTGGAAAATCTACTTTGGTGAATGCTTTGCAGCCCGGACTAAACTTAAAAACTTCCGAAATTTCGGATACCCATCTTAAAGGAAAACATACAACAACTTTTGCCCAGATGCATTTCTGGCATTTCGGCGGAAATGTTATCGATACACCCGGTGTTCGTGAGTTCGCCATGATAGATATTGAAAAAGAAGAGGTACAGCATTACTTCCCGGAGATTTTTAAAAAGAGAGAAGCGTGTAAATTCCACAACTGCCTTCATATCAATGAGCCTAAATGTGCTGTTATTGATGCACTGGAAACTGGTGAAATTCAACATTCCCGTTATGCCACCTACGTTAAGCTGATGGATGAAGCAGAAGAGACTTCTCAAAAATAA